From a single Fulvivirga ulvae genomic region:
- a CDS encoding YdeI/OmpD-associated family protein, with amino-acid sequence MEVKNPKIDAYLAEGCGRCPLGGTPDCKVHNWQKELKLLRTIVLGCGLTEELKWGVPCYTFQNSNVSIVAAFKEYCSLSFFKGALLNDAHNILVKPGENTQSDRLVRFTNVEEIMELEPILKAYIYEAIEVEKAGLKVSFKKDQEPMPEELHRKLDENPALKTAFEALTPGRQRAYIIYFSAPKQSKTREARIEKYTPQILEGIGLHDKYSCNKK; translated from the coding sequence ATGGAAGTAAAGAACCCGAAGATCGATGCATACCTTGCAGAAGGGTGCGGACGCTGCCCTCTGGGAGGCACACCTGACTGCAAAGTCCACAACTGGCAGAAGGAATTAAAGCTGTTGAGAACAATTGTACTCGGCTGTGGGCTGACGGAAGAGTTGAAGTGGGGCGTACCCTGTTATACATTTCAAAATAGCAATGTATCCATAGTGGCAGCATTCAAGGAGTACTGCTCGCTGAGCTTCTTTAAAGGCGCTTTGCTAAACGATGCCCATAATATCCTCGTCAAGCCCGGCGAAAACACGCAGTCTGACCGGCTCGTCAGATTTACCAATGTGGAGGAAATTATGGAGCTGGAGCCTATTCTGAAAGCCTACATTTATGAAGCCATAGAAGTGGAAAAGGCAGGCCTGAAAGTAAGCTTTAAAAAAGACCAGGAACCAATGCCTGAAGAGCTGCACCGGAAATTAGATGAAAACCCGGCGTTAAAGACCGCTTTTGAGGCTTTGACCCCAGGGCGGCAAAGGGCATACATTATTTATTTTTCTGCACCCAAACAGTCCAAAACCCGGGAAGCCAGGATTGAGAAGTATACTCCGCAAATCCTGGAAGGAATAGGGCTGCATGATAAATATTCGTGCAATAAGA
- a CDS encoding ArsR/SmtB family transcription factor, which translates to MNLRRDVFQAIADPTRRAILVLVASQSMTAGAIASNFDTARPTVSKHLQILTECELLRQEQNGREVHYHLNPIKMKEIADFIEPFRKFWDDRFNKLEAIMKQYKTNK; encoded by the coding sequence ATGAATTTAAGAAGAGACGTATTTCAGGCCATAGCAGACCCTACCAGAAGGGCCATCCTTGTACTGGTAGCCTCTCAGTCGATGACAGCAGGCGCTATAGCTTCAAACTTTGATACCGCAAGGCCAACTGTTTCAAAGCATTTGCAAATACTCACAGAGTGTGAATTGCTTAGGCAGGAGCAAAATGGCAGGGAGGTGCACTATCACTTAAATCCTATTAAAATGAAAGAAATTGCAGACTTTATCGAACCCTTCAGGAAGTTTTGGGATGACAGGTTTAATAAGCTGGAGGCCATTATGAAACAATATAAAACCAACAAATAG
- a CDS encoding DoxX family protein, whose product MKKRDKIIYWIATIWLSLGMLSTGIVQLLKSQEETEFMLQLGYPAYFLTLLGIWKILGVIVVLMPRFPLFKEWAYAGFFFAMSGAAYSHIAMGTTNEIFPSLLLLTLTVISWYFRPSGRKFSVVSQ is encoded by the coding sequence ATGAAAAAGAGAGATAAAATAATTTATTGGATAGCAACTATCTGGTTATCATTAGGCATGCTGTCGACAGGTATTGTACAATTATTAAAATCGCAGGAAGAAACAGAGTTTATGTTGCAATTAGGATATCCCGCATATTTCCTGACCTTATTAGGCATCTGGAAAATTTTGGGAGTGATAGTGGTGCTAATGCCTCGGTTTCCACTATTCAAAGAGTGGGCTTATGCAGGTTTTTTCTTTGCCATGTCAGGAGCTGCATACTCACACATTGCCATGGGTACAACTAATGAAATATTTCCATCACTTTTGTTGTTGACCCTGACGGTGATTTCCTGGTACTTCCGGCCATCCGGTAGAAAATTTTCCGTGGTCAGTCAGTAA
- a CDS encoding SRPBCC domain-containing protein, with amino-acid sequence MEMKTKVHAEKDKQEILITREFDLPLDLLFKAYIEPEIVEQWMGTKVLKLENKKHGGYQFETTDPMGNKHGFSGAIHEFSPGRRITRTFEMENANFGAQLEFLEFEKLTDDTSKLVMHVVYRSVEIRDQILQLPFIQGINMAHSKLESVVGKLKA; translated from the coding sequence ATGGAAATGAAAACGAAAGTACATGCCGAAAAGGACAAGCAGGAAATACTGATCACCAGGGAATTTGACCTGCCGCTTGACCTGCTTTTTAAGGCCTATATTGAGCCTGAAATTGTTGAACAGTGGATGGGGACAAAAGTACTGAAGCTGGAAAATAAAAAGCATGGCGGTTACCAATTCGAAACGACCGATCCTATGGGTAACAAGCATGGATTCAGTGGTGCAATCCACGAATTTAGCCCCGGCAGGAGGATCACGCGGACCTTTGAAATGGAGAATGCAAACTTTGGTGCTCAGCTAGAGTTCCTCGAGTTTGAAAAACTGACTGATGATACCAGCAAGCTTGTAATGCATGTGGTATATCGCTCGGTGGAGATCAGGGACCAGATACTGCAGCTCCCTTTTATACAAGGTATCAATATGGCCCATAGCAAACTGGAAAGTGTGGTGGGTAAGCTCAAGGCTTGA
- a CDS encoding YdeI/OmpD-associated family protein produces MNSKVDWFFNKDTEWQKEYKKLRAIALDCGLTEELKWGVPCYTYRNSNVVLIHGFKEYCAFLFHKGVLLEDAEGILIQQTENVQSARQVRFTNLRQITEMESILKAYIYEAIEVEKAGLKVEMKKTSEFNMPEEFQKALDEKAGLKDAFEALTPGRQRGYLLHFSQPKQSKTRVSRIEKCMPHIFEGKGLNDQ; encoded by the coding sequence ATGAATTCTAAAGTTGATTGGTTCTTTAATAAAGATACTGAGTGGCAGAAAGAATATAAGAAGTTGAGAGCAATCGCCCTGGATTGTGGCCTGACCGAAGAGCTGAAATGGGGTGTTCCATGCTATACATATAGGAATAGTAATGTTGTTTTAATACACGGATTTAAAGAATACTGCGCATTTCTGTTTCACAAGGGAGTTTTGCTTGAGGATGCCGAAGGTATTCTTATTCAGCAAACTGAGAATGTGCAGTCGGCACGTCAGGTTCGGTTTACTAATCTGCGGCAAATCACGGAAATGGAGTCCATACTGAAGGCATACATTTATGAAGCCATAGAAGTGGAAAAAGCCGGACTGAAGGTAGAAATGAAAAAGACCTCGGAATTTAACATGCCGGAAGAGTTTCAGAAAGCTCTGGATGAAAAAGCTGGTTTGAAAGATGCCTTCGAAGCCTTGACGCCGGGAAGGCAAAGAGGATACCTGCTTCATTTTTCACAACCGAAGCAGTCTAAAACGAGGGTGTCCAGGATAGAGAAGTGTATGCCACATATTTTTGAAGGCAAGGGGCTGAATGACCAGTAA
- a CDS encoding DUF2167 domain-containing protein, translating to MKHRHFFLGIVLFVLAIPATAQEDTVGIDSTYLAEIIQFYKEAYAKDSLLNYQHGFIELGEGIASLNLGESFKYLDPEEANKIIVEAWGNPPQETLGMIFPDSVNPYLPEGWGVILAYDAEGHIEDDDANDIDYNEMLVEMKTLAVESSKQRKEQGYDGYAVVGWAENPYYDKESKKLYWAKELAFDGSDINTLNYDIRVLGRSGYLRLNAVAGMDQLEMVKPAMQDLLAKVEFAEGHTYFDFDPDVDEVAAYGVGALVAGKIAAKAGILKTLGIFLVKFWKFLLMGFVGIGAFVRKMWTGKEKRELSEDS from the coding sequence ATGAAGCATCGTCATTTTTTTTTAGGAATTGTATTATTTGTGCTAGCCATACCGGCTACAGCGCAAGAGGACACAGTAGGTATAGATAGCACCTACCTGGCAGAAATTATTCAATTTTATAAGGAAGCCTACGCCAAGGATTCCCTGCTGAATTACCAACATGGGTTTATAGAATTGGGCGAGGGTATCGCCAGCCTAAACCTGGGAGAATCATTTAAGTACCTGGACCCGGAAGAGGCCAATAAAATCATAGTGGAAGCCTGGGGAAACCCGCCGCAGGAAACGCTCGGCATGATTTTTCCTGACTCTGTAAATCCATATTTACCGGAAGGGTGGGGGGTTATCCTTGCTTACGACGCTGAGGGTCATATAGAAGACGATGATGCCAATGATATTGACTATAATGAGATGCTGGTTGAAATGAAGACCCTGGCCGTGGAGAGCAGTAAGCAAAGAAAAGAGCAGGGCTACGATGGCTATGCGGTTGTCGGCTGGGCAGAAAACCCATACTATGATAAAGAAAGTAAAAAATTATATTGGGCAAAAGAGCTGGCCTTTGACGGGTCTGACATTAATACTTTGAATTATGACATTAGGGTACTGGGCAGAAGTGGCTATCTCAGGCTCAATGCAGTGGCCGGTATGGACCAGCTGGAGATGGTAAAACCGGCAATGCAGGACCTGCTGGCTAAGGTGGAGTTTGCCGAAGGACATACCTATTTTGACTTTGATCCCGATGTAGATGAAGTTGCTGCTTACGGCGTAGGTGCCCTGGTTGCTGGTAAAATTGCCGCTAAAGCTGGTATTCTCAAGACTTTAGGTATCTTCCTCGTCAAATTCTGGAAGTTCCTTTTAATGGGGTTTGTAGGTATTGGAGCTTTCGTAAGAAAAATGTGGACAGGAAAGGAGAAAAGAGAGCTGAGCGAAGATAGTTAG